One window of the Terriglobia bacterium genome contains the following:
- a CDS encoding xanthine dehydrogenase family protein molybdopterin-binding subunit — MTTKYDWPPASQCKWIGKDIPRVDGAAKVSGRATYTYDVNLPGMLYAKVVRCPYAHAKVKSIDTKAAEKTPGFKAVYVIQGPGTEIFWADDDIVAVAAVDEHSAEMAMRAVNVEYAPVLPSLVLDSNPQPPAQFSKFVKPMAPEVVGDADKGFSQSDVVIEGDYGMPVIAHTCLEAHGSVVAWTQDAMQVHISTQAVTGIPGQLSQALNFPQNKIQVLTEYVGGGYGAKLAADRWGIAAAQLSKLAGGVPVKLMLDRHSEQTVAGCRPSSYAHVKVGAKKDGTLMAWQSDSWSTGGLGGGSEPPLPYLFNIPNQRRQHTQIVNNIGSARSMRGPHHPQACLLTLGALDDLAAKLNMDPVKLLLGNMNLVAARADVYKQELAVADSLMQWSQRWKPRGTMTTGVIRQGLGVSMHAWPGKAHDFQCNLTINPDGTVSVKAATQDLGTGTRTVLAIVAAETLGLPVEAINIEIGDSTYPTSAGSGGSGTVGGGGSAVRRASVDALAKLFVKVAPALKTTADKLEVVDGSVQVKGGGASLSWKEACSKLGTLPLTVTGQNPGEGTLADTGAAGVQMADVSVDTDTGIVRINKIVAVQDCGLIIDRKTTTSQVYGCLIMGIGYTLYEEKVMDQNLGRMLNPNIEFYRLCGIGDIGELVVHLMSGPGYDSRGIIGCGEPAVISPGAAISNAVANAIGVRVSQLPLTPDKVLAALGKVTS; from the coding sequence ATGACGACGAAGTACGATTGGCCCCCTGCGAGCCAGTGCAAGTGGATTGGAAAGGACATCCCGCGGGTCGACGGAGCGGCCAAGGTCTCAGGGCGTGCCACCTACACCTACGATGTAAATCTGCCGGGGATGTTGTATGCGAAAGTTGTGCGTTGCCCTTATGCCCATGCCAAGGTGAAGAGTATAGACACCAAGGCTGCCGAGAAGACGCCGGGGTTCAAAGCCGTCTATGTGATTCAGGGCCCGGGGACTGAAATCTTCTGGGCCGATGACGACATCGTCGCCGTGGCCGCCGTCGATGAGCATTCGGCGGAGATGGCGATGCGGGCGGTGAACGTGGAATACGCGCCCGTCCTTCCTTCCCTGGTGCTGGACTCGAACCCTCAACCCCCGGCTCAATTCTCGAAGTTTGTGAAACCGATGGCGCCGGAAGTGGTCGGCGATGCGGACAAGGGCTTTTCCCAGTCGGACGTGGTGATTGAGGGGGACTACGGAATGCCGGTGATCGCTCACACCTGTTTGGAGGCACATGGCAGCGTGGTCGCCTGGACCCAGGATGCGATGCAGGTCCACATCTCGACACAGGCCGTCACCGGAATTCCCGGACAGCTGTCGCAAGCGTTGAATTTCCCTCAAAACAAGATCCAGGTTTTGACCGAGTACGTGGGCGGGGGTTACGGCGCAAAGCTCGCGGCTGACCGCTGGGGGATTGCCGCCGCACAGTTGTCGAAGCTGGCGGGCGGCGTCCCGGTGAAGCTGATGCTGGACCGCCATTCCGAGCAGACAGTCGCCGGATGCAGGCCCTCCTCGTATGCGCATGTCAAGGTCGGCGCGAAAAAGGACGGAACGTTGATGGCTTGGCAGTCCGACAGCTGGAGCACCGGCGGGCTTGGAGGGGGAAGTGAGCCGCCCTTGCCCTATCTGTTCAATATTCCCAATCAACGGCGGCAACACACCCAGATTGTCAACAACATCGGCAGCGCCCGATCCATGCGCGGGCCGCACCATCCGCAGGCCTGCCTGTTGACCCTGGGAGCGCTGGACGATCTGGCGGCCAAGCTCAACATGGATCCGGTGAAGCTGCTTTTGGGAAACATGAACCTCGTGGCGGCGCGCGCCGATGTTTACAAGCAGGAATTGGCCGTGGCGGATTCGTTGATGCAGTGGTCGCAGCGCTGGAAACCCCGCGGAACGATGACGACCGGGGTGATCCGGCAGGGGCTGGGCGTCTCGATGCATGCCTGGCCGGGCAAGGCGCACGACTTCCAGTGCAACCTCACCATCAATCCCGACGGCACAGTGTCGGTCAAGGCGGCGACGCAGGACCTGGGAACTGGAACACGCACCGTACTCGCGATCGTCGCCGCCGAGACCCTGGGACTGCCCGTGGAGGCGATCAACATCGAGATAGGAGACAGCACCTATCCGACCTCTGCCGGATCCGGAGGAAGCGGAACCGTCGGTGGAGGCGGATCAGCGGTGCGGCGCGCTTCGGTCGACGCCCTCGCCAAGCTCTTTGTGAAAGTGGCGCCGGCCTTGAAAACGACTGCGGATAAACTCGAGGTGGTGGATGGCTCGGTGCAGGTGAAGGGCGGCGGGGCGAGCCTGAGCTGGAAAGAGGCGTGTTCCAAGCTGGGGACGCTGCCCTTGACGGTGACCGGCCAGAACCCCGGCGAGGGCACCCTGGCCGACACGGGGGCTGCCGGCGTGCAGATGGCCGACGTCTCCGTCGATACGGACACCGGCATCGTCCGCATCAATAAAATCGTGGCCGTGCAGGATTGCGGATTGATCATCGATCGAAAAACCACGACGAGCCAGGTGTACGGCTGCCTGATCATGGGCATCGGGTACACGCTTTATGAAGAGAAGGTGATGGATCAGAACCTTGGCCGAATGCTGAATCCCAATATCGAATTCTATCGCCTCTGCGGAATCGGTGACATTGGAGAGCTCGTGGTCCATCTCATGTCGGGACCCGGCTACGACAGTCGCGGGATCATCGGCTGCGGGGAACCGGCTGTGATTTCTCCCGGCGCCGCGATTTCGAATGCCGTCGCCAATGCCATTGGCGTACGGGTGTCGCAGTTGCCGCTGACGCCGGACAAGGTCCTGGCCGCCCTCGGAAAGGTGACCTCGTGA
- a CDS encoding (2Fe-2S)-binding protein has product MATQKSTVAILGPGKVPVTVEINGKPYTANLEPCITLLDAMREFWGLTGAKRACDRATCGACTVLVNGKREYSCSLLAIDVQDDPITTVESLDSDGELDPVQRAFIDHDAMQCGFCTPGFVMSCKGFLAENPAPTPEEILKGMSGNLCRCGSYAGIQQAVAEAAAAPGGKSARLRARAPRARAPRARRRSRR; this is encoded by the coding sequence ATGGCAACTCAGAAAAGCACTGTCGCGATTCTCGGACCCGGCAAGGTGCCGGTCACTGTCGAGATCAACGGGAAACCTTACACCGCCAACCTGGAGCCCTGCATCACGCTGCTTGACGCGATGCGCGAGTTCTGGGGCCTGACTGGGGCCAAGCGGGCCTGCGACCGGGCGACGTGTGGCGCCTGCACGGTGCTCGTGAACGGAAAGCGCGAGTATTCCTGCTCGCTCCTGGCCATTGATGTCCAGGACGACCCGATTACCACCGTCGAATCGCTCGATAGCGACGGAGAACTCGATCCGGTCCAGCGGGCCTTCATCGATCACGATGCGATGCAGTGTGGATTTTGCACCCCGGGCTTTGTCATGTCCTGCAAGGGGTTTCTTGCGGAGAACCCCGCGCCGACGCCGGAAGAAATTCTGAAGGGTATGAGCGGCAATCTGTGCCGTTGCGGAAGTTACGCGGGCATCCAGCAGGCGGTGGCGGAAGCGGCCGCGGCACCGGGTGGAAAGTCAGCGCGATTGCGAGCCCGGGCGCCGCGAGCCCGTGCGCCGAGGGCCCGGCGAAGGAGCAGACGATGA
- a CDS encoding FAD binding domain-containing protein, with protein MISFEYASPSTVNQALSLLGSKWGPTEILAGGTDLLALIKDDAVSPGRLVNIKKISGIGDVTYTAQQGLRVGALVTLDALAKHPLVTKNYPTLALAINDAASPQIRNRATLGGNLCQRPRCWYFRNGYGLLALDSKGQSLVLKGDNRYHAILGNGGPAYFVSPSTVAPTLIAFGATVVLQGPKGTRLVPLGSFYVTPQKPTDREHDLGPNEIVVEVRVPPPAGLISAYYEVRQKHGFDWPIATATVVMNLANNKVANPVVMMSHVAPVPWRSAEAEAVLTGQTVTPAIATAAAQASVKAAKSLGQNGYKIAVARVAVQRCILQAAGLNPIPEGGGNS; from the coding sequence GTGATATCGTTTGAATACGCCAGCCCAAGTACTGTGAATCAGGCGTTGTCGTTGCTCGGCTCGAAGTGGGGCCCGACCGAGATACTGGCGGGCGGAACCGATCTCCTGGCCTTGATCAAGGACGACGCGGTTTCGCCAGGCCGCCTGGTTAACATCAAGAAGATTTCCGGAATAGGCGATGTCACCTACACGGCGCAGCAGGGGCTTCGCGTTGGAGCGCTAGTCACGCTCGACGCCCTCGCCAAACATCCGCTGGTGACGAAGAACTATCCCACCCTCGCCCTGGCGATCAACGACGCCGCCAGTCCTCAAATCCGCAATCGCGCGACGCTCGGAGGCAATCTGTGCCAGCGCCCGCGGTGCTGGTATTTCCGGAACGGTTACGGATTGCTGGCCCTCGACTCGAAGGGACAATCGCTGGTGTTGAAAGGCGATAACCGCTACCACGCCATTCTTGGCAACGGCGGGCCGGCCTATTTTGTGAGCCCCTCCACGGTGGCCCCCACGCTGATCGCTTTTGGGGCGACCGTCGTCCTCCAGGGGCCCAAGGGAACCCGTCTGGTGCCGCTGGGAAGCTTTTACGTGACTCCACAAAAACCGACCGACCGTGAACATGACCTGGGCCCGAATGAAATCGTCGTTGAGGTCCGGGTTCCTCCGCCTGCCGGCTTGATCAGCGCTTATTATGAGGTGCGACAGAAGCACGGGTTTGACTGGCCGATCGCGACGGCGACCGTGGTCATGAATCTCGCAAACAACAAGGTGGCGAACCCGGTTGTCATGATGAGCCACGTGGCCCCCGTGCCGTGGCGCTCGGCGGAGGCTGAGGCCGTTCTGACGGGTCAGACCGTGACTCCCGCAATCGCCACGGCGGCCGCCCAGGCATCGGTGAAAGCAGCTAAGAGCCTGGGGCAAAACGGGTACAAGATTGCGGTCGCTCGCGTGGCTGTGCAGCGGTGTATCCTCCAGGCGGCGGGACTCAATCCCATCCCTGAGGGGGGTGGAAACTCATGA